The following DNA comes from Mastomys coucha isolate ucsf_1 unplaced genomic scaffold, UCSF_Mcou_1 pScaffold11, whole genome shotgun sequence.
tatTTTCCAGGTGGTCTTCTCACCCAGCGTGCAGGTACTTTGTTGCCAATCACTCTGGATCCCATCCATGTCCAAACAGTGAACCCTAAAGAGAGCAATTCTCACTAGCTTGTTTGTGGGCTTAAAGACAAAACGGGATGCCTGCAAGGCCACGGATATGTTATACTTGAATGAATGTCTGCGCTGAGCTATGCTTCGAAGCAGGGATGATGACAGACAAATCACACGGGCCTGCTTGACTGAACAGGTTGGGTCAAACAGGCCACTCCACTTGGCAATGGGAGGGATGTCATGTGGAACAAGGAAAGTAGCCAGTAGATTGGTGGGAGTGAGCTGACTGCCTTCATATACCAAGGCCTGGAACAACACTGTCACATTTGTGACAATGTGGATGAGTAGTTCCCCAATTCCTCCGCTGTCCACCTCAAAGCTAATTCCACCCACTGTCATCTTTGAGAACCCGTCGCTTTTGATGGCTGGCCCCACTGTCAGGTTAAAACTCGAAAGGGTCAGATCTTTTCTGACCAGGTATACTTCTGCTGTGTCGGGTGTAATCTCTATGATCTTACCGTTGTGTGCGGCTGCCGTCATTCTGAACCCAACCACATCTGTAGAAATGTTTTCCGGGTAGGTCAACCAAGGAAAGGGGTCATCTGTGAACTCACAAAACATCATAGAAATCGGAGCGTTTGGGGGTAGCCCGGGAACCAGGCTTGCATTCAGTGTCGCATGGAGGCAGTTTGGACAGAGTGACTCATTTCTAAAGACCTTAAGAGCATTCCAGTTTTCAACTTTCTCCACATACATGTTAAAGTTGCTGGTCCTCAGTGCAGTGGTTTTGCTCCCTGGCACCTTGTTAGCCAGCATGGTGTCTGATAGTGATTCTACTACAAACAAAGGATCTTGTAACATGTGATAGGGATTAATCATCTTAAGGAGGTTAGACAGACTGGTAAGGATGCCAGTGCTCACAATTTCAATCTGCTGAGAGTGAAGGTGCTTGTGTTTGCGCTGGTATGCTTGTAGGGCTTGGTTTGCTTGCCTTAGCCAGAGTATGGTGGCTTCTAAAAGCACTTGACTCAAGTCAGAGGCTTTCTGGGTTAATTTGATAATCACCATCACTGACTGAGCAATTTcatccactgtgttcatagtgaTCACAAAAGACTGGTTGACGAGGTGTTCCAAGAGATGGGCTCTGTCATCTTGAAGTTCAGGCTCCCCTTTTATGTTATTCAAGACAGAAGTCACCACGTAGATTAAGTAGCCTGCCTGTAACCAGTCCTGCTTTTGAAGCAAAGTAGACAATGATGATGTTGGTTCCATGGTGACGTTGAGCAGCTGCTGTAAAACGTTCTTTGAAGAGTCCCTGACAGTAGGTGCCTTCACGGTGGCTTGCAAAGTCACTTGAGAAAAAGTCCCTAAGGAGTCATAGACCTGAGCATAGAGCCTCACAATATAATGATCTGTCACCGTAccaacaggaagaaagaagaccgGTGTTATAGGCTCTGTCCCAGAATACACAATGGAACCCAGTGTATTCTCTTCTACGGAACTAATTTCGCCAATGCTGTCCAACTCAGATACTATTATTTTATACTTAAGGGGGAGGTTCTCATCCTTAAAACCACTGCATTCAACAGCAAATTCAGTAACCATGGAAATCCCACTAACTGGACTAATCTTGCATTTGCCAACTTGAGGGCCATGGTTAATGACAATGGGGTGTCTCAAGGTCATGGTCACACCACCCCAAGATTTCAGAGTCAGAAAAACCCAAAGCCTATTTTCCAAAAAATTCCTAAAGGCAAAAGCTTTTATGGACAAATAAGGCCCATTCCTCCTGGTGATGGCCTGCCCTGCCCAGTCAAACATCACTTCATGACCTGTTCCAGACAAAATGGACCAGCTATAGAAATCCCGGCTGTCACAACTTGAGCAattcagaaacagagagaatcTATCTGATACAGCTAAAGTGGGGCCACAATTTTCAGTGCAGGAAATATGCGCCTTGGGCTGGAGCCCCTGGAGCACATGTACAGTTTTATCAGAAAAtgcagttctgttttgtttctgtaccaCCATTCTGAAGTAATACACACCATTGCCCCTAAGAGTTTTTGGTGGAACGGTTAGTATGGGACCCACTGCCCAAGGCCAGTTAAGTGTTTCCTGCTCTGGGTGACAGACGTCCTGGGTCACTAATACATAGTTGCCACTATAGTATCTTGGATTTGTGGTACAGTACCAAAAAAACCTGAGTCCCTCTGTGGGGATGTCTGCCTCTGGGTCATAGGACATGCTTCCATTCAGAATCAGTTCATCGGAGAATTTCACGGTTGCTCTTGTGTCTCCAGGAAGAACAGCCTTCAGGGGGCGTTTTTTAACCCAAATATAGATGCTATCCGAGCCTGTCACCTTGGGCCAGACAGGGTCCCATCTGGTGATGGATAGCGTGAAGTTAAACACATACACCCCGTAAGGCAGGGCATATTTGGGGATGTGGAGGGAGGAAACCTTAGTCACCTGCACCTGCGGCAAGAGCACAGGTCGGTTCCAGTCGGGGGTGTCATTCACAGAGGCCACTGAAAAGTACTCCCAGCTCTTGCGAATCACCGAGGCATCAGGACAGTGCCATCCCACAGTGACATTGAGGGTAGCTTCCTCGCCTCTGCTCAGGATAAGGGGAGCGTTCGGATCCTTCCTATTGATCTTCAGTGGCTGTATGATACAGGCCATCTGGCAGGACACCATAGCCGTGGCGGCTGCAGGGTCCGAGGAGTTGAGTTTCAGGAGGACGCGCGCGGCTGCGTCCGAAGGGCACCTACGGGGCAATGTAAGGCTGGCGCGGCGCGGGGCTGAGCGCGGGGACAGGCCACCGGTGCCACCGTCCCGGACGCTGCTCTTCATGCCCTGCCCCAACCCCGGGGCGCCCCTGAGCACGCCCGGCAGCCCGCGAGGGCCGGGGGGTGTCGGCTGGCtgcccagacccagacccaggcccaggcccaggagCAGCAGCGCGGGGCCCGGCCACatggctccccccaccccccaccccttagCTACGGGACCGCGGGGCGCAACGGCCGAGACTCTGGGCTGGGCCGCGAGCGTACCGGGAGGGGCTGGGCGCGCAGCTCGCCGCGGGGCAGGGGCAGCGTGCTCCGCCACTTCAGAATAAGGCGGTTCACCCCGGGATGTGGGTTTCCGGGGACAGTAGACTCTCAGGGACAGTGGGTTCCCAGGGCTAGTGAGTTTCAGGGAGAGTATGTTCCCAGGGGCGGTGGGTCCCAAAGGGCAGTGAGTTCCCAGGAACAGTGGGGTCTCAGGGTCATCAAAGGTCTCAGGACCGTGGAGAACCACACACAAGGAGAACGTGGGAAGTCACAGAACAGTGGGCTTCCAGGGGGAGTGGGTCTGGGGATTCTCAGGGCCAAGGAGGATCAGAGAGCAGCTAGAAATGGACTCTCAGAGGGCATTGGGCATAAAGGACAGCAGTATCTCCAGGAAGGTAGGTGCAAGGCACACGCTGGGCAGCAGAGGGACTCAATGTTTCCAGCTGCCACTTTCTTCCCACAATGATGGATCCGCTCCAGGATCAGGCCTTGCTGAATGAGGTTAATCCCGTGCTCCGCTGCCCCCCTtcgtttcttctttttaaaactggaCACACCAAGAAAGCTTCTTAGCAGAAATTCCTCTCCCACGGGAAAACTGGTTCCAAAACAATGAAGTCAGGAGGGCCTTGCCAGTCCTCAGCCTGTCCAGGGATATCTGAcactggttgttttgtttgtttgttttttgttttggtttggtttttggttttttggggggaggtgtttgttgttggtggtttgctttgtttctttttctttttccttcactttaaaatgtattgtttatttgtttgtttgttttagaccgTGTCTTCTCAGGAACCAACTGGAGATcgttctgcttcagcctcttagGAGGTAGGATCACAGGAGTGTACTACCGAACCTAGCTAAAAATAACTAcgtgggctgggcggtggtggcgcacgcctttaatcccagcacttgggaggcagagacaggcggtctacagagtgagttccaggacaaccagggctacacagaaaaactctgtctcaaaaaaccaaaaatcaaaaaccaaaacaaaacaaaacaaaaaacaaaaaactatgtgGTTTAGGAGGGAGAAGGTTACTGAAGATCAAACCTCTGGTCTCCAGGAATGATGGTCAAGGGCTACCCCCTGAGCTGCAGCCTAGGCTCTAGTTTCCTAACATGAAATCTTGGCTCAGTGATGGagcatttcctcctcttcctcttcctcttcctcttccttcgtctttctcctcatccttctgTGTTTAAAACTCTAAAGTCCCTACTATATAGTATTTAACTACATCCTACTTGCTTAATGTATTTTTGGTcatctttcctttaaaatatttctaattctcCTAGTATTTTGTTTGCACCTATAATATATTCCAAAGGGTGTCGTTAGTTGCAAACATTTGGAATTCATGTAGAAatcttgtggggctggagagatggctcagaggttaagaggttaaggactcctcttccagaggtcctgagtttaattcccagtaaccacatggtggctcacaaccatctgtaatgggatctgatgccctcttctggtgtgtctaatataccagtgtactcatacatagaataaatattttttttttaaaaaaaagaagtcttgtGCTTATTGATTTCTAATTAACTATGCTATGACTAGAGAATAGATCCAGAATGATTTTTAGGCATTCATATTTCCGGCTTGCCTTAATGACCACCCTGGAGTCCCTCTTGGTACACATTCCCTGTGAACTTAAAAGGAAGGTGTATGCTGCTGTTAGGGTTGATCCTAAGACCTTCTTCAGGCCCCCTACCACTGAAATCTATTCCCCAGCCCTTAAAAACAACcccttttaattttgagacagggtcttgctaagttTCTCAGGCCGGCCTTAAGCCTGTGATGTGCCTACTGAGTAGCTGGTTTGCACTACCAAGCCTAACTTAAATTATAGTGTCACACCTTAGAGAATGATCAAACCCAGAGGGCTCGTAGTACTTCCATCTACCATGGCCTCCCTGAGGTTATGGCCAGCACTGTAATCTCCAGGTGAAGTTAATCTCCTACCTGAGCTGTGCAAAGTTCTGGTTTGAACTCCCCTTCTGACATTTCTCACTGCACACTTTGGGTCTCTGTCGGTTGGTGACTATATGTGTCTTTGGATCGATGTCTTCTTGATAGATTGCCCTTCATGTCACTATGACATGTGTCTATCTGATAGCAAGCTTTGCCTGGAGTCTGTTTTAGGTAAGCAGCCAAGACAGCCACTTGTGAGTGCTTCCTATGTGGGCGTCTCTCTCATTCTTGCTTACTGTGTTTAATAGAGGTCTGTTTCTGCTGTCATGGTTGGCttttaattgaagtttttaaGCCATCACCATCCACGTaccattttttttgaaaagtatcaGCATTGACTACTAATGGCTTGCCTTTTCTTCCCTATgtgatttatttgtgtatgtgtataagtacacatCACAGTGCACATACTTCAGAgggaggacaacttgcagaagccagttctctctctccaccatgggggtccaggggatcaaactcaggctgtcaggttgACTGGTAGGCACCTTTAACCTCTCTCACTGGCTCACTCTTTTGTGTGCTGATTCAGTTAAAACTCTCATTTGAACACCAGCATTTTCCTACAGCCTTGGTCTCAGTTCTCAGGGAGATCCCACGACAATGAGGGTGAGCAAAATTAGGCCATCGAACACTGGAGCCTTCTacttctgcctctcaggtgctggggaAGAGGCTAACGGTAGAGAACAATGAGATGCATTTTGGAGGTAGAGGGGCACGTGACTGGCTGCCATCAGAGTTAGCAAATGAAATGTGAGCTAGATCATAATTATGGATGTTTGCCTGACTTACACCTGGAAAAGTTCATCCTTGAGAAATTCTCCAGGCATTTCACTTCACTAACTAATGTATACCATTGGccagaactttttaaaattgtttatgtgtgtgagtacactgtcgctgtctccAGAAACACTgtaagagggcattggatcccattacagatggttgtgagccaccatgtggttgctgggaattgaactggggacccctggaagaccagtcagtgctcttaaccattgagccatctctccagcccaagggtgAGAATTTAAATACACACTCTTCCAGAACATGATGTGTTTGACTGCCTATCTAAAACCTGCTTGCCACAACAGAAGGTAAAGCTGAGGCAATATTGAACTATCTCCAAAGTCAGAAACCTCCAACTCCATTTGCTGTGTAAGAATGGTGGGGCACTCAGGACCTACCTGCCCTAGGGATAAATACAAACTGAAATCTGTGAGTGTTGTTTGGCTATCAAACTGGAGTCCTCGCTGTACTGTTTCTGGAAACCATTGTTGGGTTTGGAGTGGAAGAAACTCACTTCATATACAAACGcttaaaaaatgaaagctttattttcaaGAGCTCCGGGAGGTGGCCAGTTCATGATCTGAACTTTGTCCCCCGAGGGAGATTGTACAACATTTTCAAAGGATGGGAACACAAATTGAGGGGTGAACTGGAGGGCCTTGTGGTGTTATCAAATTGTATTTTGACACTATGGGTAAAGCAAGGGTGTACCGGTTGGAGACTGAGTTGTATCCAGGGCAACTTGGCTTCAAGGTTCTTAATTCATTCTCCTCCTGGACTTTAGTTGTGGA
Coding sequences within:
- the LOC116077404 gene encoding polycystic kidney disease and receptor for egg jelly-related protein isoform X2, whose amino-acid sequence is MWPGPALLLLGLGLGLGLGSQPTPPGPRGLPGVLRGAPGLGQGMKSSVRDGGTGGLSPRSAPRRASLTLPRRCPSDAAARVLLKLNSSDPAAATAMVSCQMACIIQPLKINRKDPNAPLILSRGEEATLNVTVGWHCPDASVIRKSWEYFSVASVNDTPDWNRPVLLPQVQVTKVSSLHIPKYALPYGVYVFNFTLSITRWDPVWPKVTGSDSIYIWVKKRPLKAVLPGDTRATVKFSDELILNGSMSYDPEADIPTEGLRFFWYCTTNPRYYSGNYVLVTQDVCHPEQETLNWPWAVGPILTVPPKTLRGNGVYYFRMVVQKQNRTAFSDKTVHVLQGLQPKAHISCTENCGPTLAVSDRFSLFLNCSSCDSRDFYSWSILSGTGHEVMFDWAGQAITRRNGPYLSIKAFAFRNFLENRLWVFLTLKSWGGVTMTLRHPIVINHGPQVGKCKISPVSGISMVTEFAVECSGFKDENLPLKYKIIVSELDSIGEISSVEENTLGSIVYSGTEPITPVFFLPVGTVTDHYIVRLYAQVYDSLGTFSQVTLQATVKAPTVRDSSKNVLQQLLNVTMEPTSSLSTLLQKQDWLQAGYLIYVVTSVLNNIKGEPELQDDRAHLLEHLVNQSFVITMNTVDEIAQSVMVIIKLTQKASDLSQVLLEATILWLRQANQALQAYQRKHKHLHSQQIEIVSTGILTSLSNLLKMINPYHMLQDPLFVVESLSDTMLANKVPGSKTTALRTSNFNMYVEKVENWNALKVFRNESLCPNCLHATLNASLVPGLPPNAPISMMFCEFTDDPFPWLTYPENISTDVVGFRMTAAAHNGKIIEITPDTAEVYLVRKDLTLSSFNLTVGPAIKSDGFSKMTVGGISFEVDSGGIGELLIHIVTNVTVLFQALVYEGSQLTPTNLLATFLVPHDIPPIAKWSGLFDPTCSVKQARVICLSSSLLRSIAQRRHSFKYNISVALQASRFVFKPTNKLVRIALFRVHCLDMDGIQSDWQQSTCTLGEKTTWKIVHCICRNGRRSRRQLASMKRTYHRLHTHFVTAKKNPKVTLDKVAPQKHPLMSEEGLSWKQRLNKWHEYEMKALPSKAAMSTSAPKKKDFETSQKHEKADTQMSNKNFSNNNLVDSEDVPPKASSSQMHTTESVKKKTQIILPRWCVYIAWFLVFATSGISSFFIVFYGLTYGYKKSVEWLFASFCSFCQSVFLVQPCNILLRSGTRTQKPKYCKNLSWSSKYHYSEIRLHELKMTLEEMEELHEDMAYVRSLGMYQPISEDKIQILRRKNRIRRRSFLFLSYLVTHFIFLTLLLLLIFSLRHNDSFYYNQFIRHRFSMDLDTVMKLGDIYKWLSGVLLPLLHNDPNPTFLPDSSSKILGLPLMRQVRAKPSNKTCLLAKKFVQSSVAGEIRCHPQYGIDPEDTQHYSSVWNKAGKRSTDKASNGFTYKPLGKKWVYYSYGALNTYGSGGYAFYFFPEQQMFNSTVRLKELEGKNWLDELTWAVIVELTTLNPDTSLMCSISVVFEVSPLGVVNSSLSVYSFSLADFNRNTSAEIYLYTAILIFFCAYVVDEGYIIMQEKASYVKSVYNLLNLSLKCMFTLLIVLFFWKHLLATKMARFHLADPEAFTPFHAISRVDHFMRIILAFLLFLTILKTLRYSRFFYNVRLAQKAIQAALPGICHMALVVSMFSFMYVAFGYVVFGQHEWNYSNMIHATQTIFSYCVSAFQNTEFSGNKALGVLFLSSFMLVMICIFINLFQAVILSAYDEMKQPAYEEPSDEAEAVTYLCNRLKSGFDFLTSRFRDKDQSGFFVDMLYGQPEKNTRRFLGLKARNINGKKMIYLVV
- the LOC116077404 gene encoding polycystic kidney disease and receptor for egg jelly-related protein isoform X3, which translates into the protein MWPGPALLLLGLGLGLGLGSQPTPPGPRGLPGVLRGAPGLGQGMKSSVRDGGTGGLSPRSAPRRASLTLPRRCPSDAAARVLLKLNSSDPAAATAMVSCQMACIIQPLKINRKDPNAPLILSRGEEATLNVTVGWHCPDASVIRKSWEYFSVASVNDTPDWNRPVLLPQVQMASEVEPRPLGMFECQLCALSAPYSYVGQKPPDTQAVVLLEESYIMKDPFSSDKARFLVLGSRCSVCGRLVCVGPDCSLFYSKRVCLPCVQENISAFPQEIQQDVEKRKGSSKKHSSRP